One window of the Fusobacterium animalis 7_1 genome contains the following:
- a CDS encoding uracil-xanthine permease family protein, whose protein sequence is MEKLSLQTKIVLGMQHVLAMFGATVLVPFLTGLNPSIALICAGVGTLIFHSVTKGIVPVFLGSSFAFIGATALVFKEQGVAILKGGIISAGLVYVIMSFIVLKFGVEKIKSFFPPVVVGPIIMVIGLRLSPVALSMAGYSNNTFDRDSLIIALVVVITMIFISILKKSFFRLVPILISVIIGYTVAYFMGDIDLSKVHEASWLGLPTGALDTIITLPKFTFTGVIALAPIALVVFIEHIGDITTNGAVVGKDFFKDPGVHRTLLGDGLATMAAGLLGGPANTTYGENTGVLAVTKVYDPAILRIAACFAIVLGFIGKFGVILQTIPQPVMGGVSIILFGMIAAVGVRTIVEAQLDFTHSRNLIIAALIFVLGIAIGDITIWGTISISGLALAALVGIVLNKVLPEDK, encoded by the coding sequence ATGGAAAAACTTAGTTTACAAACAAAAATTGTTTTAGGAATGCAACATGTACTTGCAATGTTCGGAGCAACTGTATTAGTACCTTTTTTAACAGGGCTTAATCCATCAATAGCACTCATTTGTGCAGGAGTTGGAACTTTAATATTCCACAGTGTTACAAAAGGAATTGTACCTGTGTTTTTAGGTTCATCATTTGCGTTTATTGGAGCAACTGCATTGGTTTTTAAAGAACAAGGCGTAGCTATATTAAAAGGTGGTATTATATCTGCTGGGCTTGTATATGTTATTATGTCTTTTATTGTTTTAAAATTTGGTGTTGAAAAGATAAAATCATTTTTTCCACCAGTTGTCGTAGGACCAATTATAATGGTTATAGGGTTAAGACTTAGTCCAGTGGCATTGAGTATGGCAGGATATAGTAACAATACTTTTGATAGAGACAGTTTAATTATTGCATTGGTTGTTGTTATTACTATGATATTTATTAGTATCTTGAAGAAATCATTTTTTAGATTAGTTCCAATTTTAATTTCAGTTATTATTGGTTATACAGTTGCATATTTTATGGGAGATATAGATTTATCAAAAGTTCATGAAGCAAGTTGGCTAGGTTTACCAACAGGTGCCTTGGATACTATTATTACATTACCAAAATTTACTTTTACAGGTGTTATTGCACTTGCACCAATAGCTTTGGTTGTATTTATAGAACATATTGGAGATATAACAACAAATGGAGCTGTTGTTGGAAAAGATTTCTTTAAAGATCCGGGAGTTCATAGAACATTGTTAGGAGATGGACTTGCTACAATGGCAGCAGGACTTTTAGGTGGACCTGCTAATACAACTTATGGAGAAAACACAGGAGTTCTTGCTGTAACAAAAGTTTATGATCCTGCAATTTTAAGAATAGCAGCTTGTTTTGCAATAGTATTAGGATTTATAGGAAAATTTGGAGTAATACTTCAAACAATACCTCAACCAGTTATGGGAGGAGTTTCTATAATACTATTTGGAATGATAGCAGCAGTTGGAGTAAGAACAATAGTTGAAGCACAACTTGATTTTACACATTCAAGAAATTTAATAATAGCTGCTTTAATATTTGTTCTAGGAATTGCTATTGGAGATATAACTATCTGGGGAACAATTTCTATTTCAGGTTTAGCACTAGCAGCACTTGTAGGAATAGTTTTAAATAAAGTTTTACCAGAAGATAAATAA
- a CDS encoding S-ribosylhomocysteine lyase, translating to MEKIASFQVNHKKLNRGIYVSRFDEINGNYITTFDVRMKLPNREPVINIAELHTIEHLGATFLRNHPTKKDDIIYFGPMGCRTGFYLILKGKLESKDIVELMKEMFNFISKFEGDIPGASAVECGNYLDQNLPMARYETKKYLEETLNNIKEENLIYPE from the coding sequence ATGGAGAAAATAGCAAGTTTTCAAGTTAATCATAAAAAATTAAATAGAGGGATCTATGTTTCAAGATTTGATGAAATAAATGGTAATTATATAACAACTTTTGATGTGAGAATGAAATTACCTAACAGAGAACCTGTTATAAATATTGCAGAGTTACATACAATAGAACATTTAGGAGCAACATTTTTAAGGAATCATCCTACTAAAAAAGATGATATTATTTATTTTGGACCTATGGGTTGCAGAACAGGTTTTTATCTTATTTTAAAAGGAAAATTAGAATCAAAAGATATAGTTGAGCTTATGAAAGAAATGTTTAACTTTATAAGTAAATTTGAAGGAGATATCCCAGGAGCTTCTGCTGTGGAATGTGGCAATTATTTAGATCAAAATTTACCTATGGCTAGATATGAAACTAAAAAATATTTAGAAGAAACATTAAATAATATAAAAGAAGAAAATTTAATTTATCCAGAGTAA
- the pepF gene encoding oligoendopeptidase F yields the protein MKDRNAIDKKYKWNLNDIYENYDIWESDLEKFEKLTKEVPKFKGEIKKSAEKFVELEILMEKIAKLLDRLYLYPYMLKDLDSTDEITSIKMQEIEMIYSKFATETAWISPEMLEIPEETMNEWIKKYPELQERKFGLSEMYRLRKHVLSEDKEQLLSHFAQFMGSASDIYAELSISDIKWNTVKFSTGEEIPVSNGVYSKILATNRNQEDRKLAFEALYKSYENSKNTFAAIYRAIIQRNVASCNARNYESSLDRALENKNIPREVYFSLVESAQENTTPLRRYIELRKKALKLKEYHYYDNSINIVDYNKIFKYDDAKEMVLKSVEPLGEDYQQKMKRAISEGWLDVFETKNKRSGAYSINIYDVHPYMLLNYQETMDDVFTLAHELGHTLHSMLSSEAQPYSTADYTIFVAEVASTFNERLILDYMLKNSNDSLEKIALLEQALGNIVGTYYIQTLFATYEYEAHKMIEEYKAITPDILSDIMFNLFKKYFGDTVTIDELQKIIWARIPHFYNSPFYVYQYATSFASSAKLYEDLKASPENREKYLTLLKSGGNNHPMEQLKLAGVDLTKKKSFDAVAHEFDRLLDILEDELKKINLI from the coding sequence TTGAAAGATAGAAATGCAATAGATAAAAAATATAAATGGAACTTAAATGATATTTATGAAAATTATGATATATGGGAAAGTGATTTAGAAAAATTTGAAAAACTTACAAAAGAAGTTCCAAAATTTAAAGGTGAAATTAAAAAGAGTGCTGAAAAATTTGTAGAATTAGAAATATTAATGGAAAAGATAGCAAAACTTTTAGATAGATTGTATCTTTATCCATATATGTTAAAGGATTTAGACTCAACAGATGAAATTACTTCTATAAAAATGCAAGAGATAGAAATGATTTACTCAAAATTTGCAACTGAAACTGCTTGGATAAGCCCAGAAATGTTAGAAATTCCAGAAGAAACTATGAATGAATGGATAAAAAAATATCCTGAATTACAAGAAAGAAAATTTGGTTTATCTGAAATGTATAGATTAAGAAAACATGTACTGTCAGAAGATAAAGAACAATTACTTTCTCATTTTGCACAATTTATGGGCTCAGCTTCTGATATATATGCAGAACTTTCAATATCAGATATAAAATGGAATACTGTTAAGTTTTCAACTGGAGAAGAAATACCAGTGTCAAATGGAGTATATTCAAAAATTTTAGCAACTAATAGAAATCAAGAAGATAGAAAGTTAGCTTTTGAAGCACTATATAAAAGTTATGAAAATAGCAAAAATACTTTTGCAGCAATATATAGAGCAATTATCCAAAGAAATGTTGCTTCTTGTAATGCTAGAAACTATGAATCTTCACTTGATAGAGCTTTAGAAAATAAAAATATTCCTAGGGAAGTATATTTTTCTTTGGTTGAATCTGCACAAGAAAATACCACACCTCTTAGAAGATATATAGAACTTAGAAAGAAAGCATTAAAATTAAAAGAATATCATTACTATGACAATAGTATAAATATAGTTGATTACAATAAAATTTTTAAATATGACGATGCTAAGGAAATGGTTTTAAAATCTGTTGAGCCATTAGGAGAAGATTATCAACAAAAAATGAAAAGAGCTATAAGTGAAGGGTGGCTTGATGTATTTGAAACTAAAAATAAAAGAAGTGGGGCATATTCAATAAATATTTATGATGTACACCCTTATATGCTTTTAAATTACCAAGAAACTATGGATGATGTATTTACTTTGGCACATGAGTTAGGACATACATTACATAGTATGTTGTCAAGTGAGGCACAACCTTATTCAACAGCAGATTACACTATATTTGTTGCAGAAGTAGCTTCAACATTTAATGAAAGATTAATTTTAGATTATATGCTAAAAAATTCAAATGATAGCTTAGAAAAAATTGCTCTACTTGAACAAGCATTGGGAAATATAGTTGGAACTTATTATATACAAACTCTATTTGCAACTTATGAATATGAAGCACATAAGATGATAGAAGAATACAAAGCAATAACTCCTGATATTTTAAGTGATATTATGTTTAACTTATTTAAAAAATATTTTGGAGATACAGTTACAATAGATGAATTACAAAAAATTATTTGGGCTAGAATACCTCATTTTTATAATTCACCTTTCTATGTTTACCAATATGCAACTTCATTTGCAAGTTCAGCAAAACTATACGAAGACTTAAAAGCTAGTCCTGAAAACAGAGAAAAATATTTGACTCTTTTAAAATCAGGTGGAAATAATCACCCTATGGAGCAATTAAAATTAGCAGGTGTAGATTTAACTAAGAAAAAATCTTTTGATGCTGTTGCACATGAATTTGATAGATTGCTTGATATTTTAGAAGATGAATTGAAAAAAATAAATTTAATTTAA
- a CDS encoding ABC transporter permease, translating to MKRYFQIMKAYLRGSLMYQMEYKFNFLVGGTFELVWMAMYIIFINVAFLHTKDINGWNKYQMLMLTFQGGLMDSVFTFAVVPGLKRLPELINMGTLDFLLLKPVNKKFNISFNEFDIPQIKNIFINIFGIIYCIKKLHIILTPTKILIYILLSINGFLMIYSIMFMLMSLAFWFMRMDIVMGIGSELITVRNKPMSIYPNIIQKFLIFIIPLFVCFNFPILYIVKGLNLYFIIYSFIATAICFMILNFIFKRGLRRYVSAGS from the coding sequence GTGAAAAGATATTTTCAGATAATGAAAGCATATTTAAGAGGTTCTTTGATGTATCAAATGGAATATAAATTTAATTTTTTAGTAGGAGGAACTTTTGAGCTTGTATGGATGGCTATGTATATAATATTTATAAATGTAGCATTTTTACATACCAAAGATATAAATGGCTGGAATAAATATCAAATGTTAATGCTTACCTTTCAAGGTGGACTTATGGATTCAGTATTTACATTTGCAGTAGTACCAGGGCTAAAAAGATTACCAGAATTGATAAATATGGGAACATTAGATTTTTTATTGTTAAAACCTGTCAATAAAAAATTTAATATTTCATTTAATGAATTTGATATTCCACAAATAAAAAATATTTTTATAAATATATTTGGGATTATTTACTGTATAAAAAAACTCCACATAATACTAACACCTACAAAAATTTTAATATATATTTTATTGTCAATTAATGGATTTTTAATGATATATTCAATTATGTTTATGCTAATGAGCTTAGCATTTTGGTTTATGAGAATGGATATTGTTATGGGTATTGGTTCAGAGTTAATTACTGTTAGAAATAAACCGATGTCAATTTATCCTAATATTATTCAAAAATTTTTAATCTTTATTATCCCATTATTTGTTTGTTTTAATTTCCCAATTCTATATATAGTAAAGGGGTTAAATTTATATTTTATTATTTATTCCTTTATAGCAACAGCTATCTGTTTTATGATTTTAAATTTCATTTTTAAAAGGGGGCTAAGAAGATATGTCAGTGCAGGAAGTTAA
- a CDS encoding ABC transporter ATP-binding protein, translating to MSVQEVNNEYVILTENLCKDYTYYKKEAGLKGSLKNLFHREKIIKKAVQNLSIKIPKGAIVGLIGLNGAGKTTTLKMLTGIIMPTSGKVDVLGYFPFDKKKEYLRHIAMVMGNKSQLWWDLPALDTFELNKIIYEIDDSEYKNTLNSMVEIMGVEKQLNVQVRRLSLGERMKMELIASLIHKPDIVFLDEPTIGLDVITQYNIRNFLKEYCVKYGSTILLTSHNFNDIVTLCDSIILINNGEMIYSDTFKNFQKQFFNQKYFVLKLKEPNVDEFISKLHLENDIKIEKIDSNSIKIATDNNKSLDILKNISGNFIQELSDINIENISMDDVIRKIYQK from the coding sequence ATGTCAGTGCAGGAAGTTAATAATGAATATGTAATTTTAACTGAAAATTTATGTAAAGATTATACTTATTATAAAAAAGAAGCTGGATTAAAAGGTAGTTTAAAAAATTTATTTCATCGTGAAAAAATTATTAAAAAAGCTGTACAAAATCTTTCTATAAAAATTCCTAAAGGAGCTATTGTCGGGCTTATTGGTTTGAATGGAGCAGGGAAAACTACAACTTTAAAAATGTTGACAGGTATCATAATGCCAACAAGTGGTAAAGTAGATGTGTTAGGATATTTTCCTTTTGATAAAAAGAAAGAATATTTACGCCATATTGCTATGGTTATGGGAAATAAAAGTCAACTTTGGTGGGATTTACCAGCATTAGATACATTTGAATTAAACAAAATAATCTATGAAATTGATGATTCAGAATATAAAAATACTCTTAATTCTATGGTTGAAATTATGGGAGTTGAAAAACAATTAAATGTCCAAGTCAGAAGATTATCACTTGGAGAAAGAATGAAAATGGAACTTATTGCCAGTTTAATCCATAAACCAGATATAGTATTTTTAGATGAACCTACAATAGGTTTAGATGTAATTACTCAATATAATATCAGAAATTTTTTAAAAGAATATTGTGTAAAATATGGTTCAACTATTCTTTTAACTAGCCATAATTTTAATGATATTGTAACACTTTGTGATTCCATAATTTTAATAAATAATGGAGAGATGATTTATTCAGATACATTTAAAAATTTTCAAAAGCAATTTTTCAATCAAAAATATTTTGTACTTAAATTAAAAGAACCTAATGTAGATGAATTTATAAGTAAACTTCATTTAGAAAATGATATTAAAATAGAAAAAATAGATAGCAATTCAATTAAAATAGCAACTGATAATAATAAAAGTTTGGATATATTGAAAAATATTTCAGGAAATTTTATTCAAGAGCTTAGTGATATTAATATTGAAAATATTAGTATGGATGATGTTATAAGGAAAATCTATCAGAAATAA
- a CDS encoding ABC transporter permease, translating into MKKYFKIFKISLISYLEYRVNFVLSFLFSLVPFSVSVLLWVAVAKHSEFIKVKEVVSYYFVILIVKNITTTNSIIRFSDDIRLGELNKYLLKPYNYCFYNLMADLPERIVFIVMNFIPLILIYTFLHNYINLDLSLIKVFFFIIFLILGYLINFFIDFLIGLYSFYFSKVSSLYTSIKVLRNLSAGNIFPLLMLPAKIFLTLQFLPFMYTSYVPTMLLLERTSFDLILKNLFISVVWLTTLCLFSTILWKRGMKRYSAYGG; encoded by the coding sequence GTGAAAAAATATTTTAAAATTTTTAAAATAAGTTTGATTAGCTACTTAGAATATAGAGTAAATTTTGTGTTATCTTTTTTATTTTCCTTAGTTCCTTTTTCAGTGAGTGTTCTGCTATGGGTAGCTGTTGCTAAACATAGTGAATTTATAAAAGTAAAAGAAGTAGTTAGTTATTATTTTGTAATTCTTATAGTCAAAAATATAACTACAACAAATTCAATTATTAGATTTTCTGATGATATAAGGCTTGGAGAATTGAATAAATATCTTTTAAAACCATATAATTACTGTTTCTATAATTTAATGGCTGATTTACCAGAAAGAATAGTTTTTATTGTTATGAACTTTATTCCTTTAATTTTAATTTATACTTTTTTACATAATTATATTAATTTAGATTTATCTTTGATAAAAGTATTCTTTTTTATTATATTTTTAATATTGGGATATTTAATTAATTTTTTTATAGATTTCTTAATTGGACTTTATAGTTTTTATTTTTCAAAAGTTTCTTCACTTTATACTTCAATAAAAGTTTTAAGAAATTTATCTGCTGGAAATATTTTTCCACTTTTAATGTTACCAGCTAAAATATTTTTGACTTTACAATTTTTACCTTTTATGTATACAAGCTATGTTCCTACTATGCTTTTACTTGAAAGAACTTCTTTTGACTTGATACTTAAAAATTTATTTATATCAGTAGTTTGGTTAACTACACTTTGCCTATTTTCAACAATACTATGGAAAAGGGGTATGAAAAGATATTCTGCTTATGGGGGATAA
- a CDS encoding DUF1643 domain-containing protein translates to MNRGTIIRKKQIKYIDENDYNRIFVISDLHGYYELFLKFIEKVNLQKDDLLINLGDTCDRGTQSYELYLKYDEMIKQGYNILHILGNHEDMLLTTVYTLDFDRLEHWFINGGEKTIESFKRVTGLSTGDFFDLEKNKFLIDFLLSFPTLIVSNKTIFTHAAYNPDLPPEKQEEYFLIWNRENFWDRNKTGKAIYFGHTPSKKENHTIVYYPNNCTCIDLGTYRYNKMGGIEIKSKEEYYIEMLYQGDGKTRFVLGEVTGDNPLICFGINPSNAKIVDNKLQTDKTIKKIRYIADMEKKYDGWIMLNLYAQVTSEPNNLDKVFNNNLHSKNIDEIEKILNRFPNSDILACWGNLIEKRRYLKYCLKGLKIDNNIADYNFPDEIKDIKGIISLTKNRKWFYRGMITKKGHPNHQVRTKNSARLEEFNIKKYIKNL, encoded by the coding sequence ATGAACAGAGGAACAATAATAAGGAAAAAACAGATTAAATATATAGATGAAAATGATTATAATCGTATTTTTGTAATTTCAGATTTGCATGGATATTATGAATTATTTTTAAAATTTATTGAAAAAGTCAATTTACAAAAAGATGATTTATTGATAAATCTAGGAGACACTTGTGATAGAGGAACACAATCCTATGAGCTTTATTTAAAATATGATGAAATGATAAAACAGGGATATAATATTTTACATATTCTTGGAAATCATGAAGATATGCTTTTAACAACAGTATATACTCTTGATTTTGATAGATTAGAACATTGGTTTATAAATGGTGGAGAAAAAACTATAGAATCTTTTAAAAGAGTTACTGGACTTTCAACTGGAGATTTTTTTGATTTAGAAAAAAATAAATTTCTTATAGATTTTCTATTAAGTTTTCCAACTCTTATAGTTTCAAATAAAACTATATTTACTCATGCAGCTTACAATCCAGATTTGCCACCTGAAAAACAGGAAGAATATTTTTTAATTTGGAATAGAGAAAATTTTTGGGATAGAAATAAAACAGGAAAAGCTATTTATTTTGGACATACTCCATCTAAAAAAGAAAATCATACAATAGTATATTATCCAAATAATTGTACCTGTATAGATTTAGGAACTTATAGATATAATAAAATGGGAGGGATAGAAATTAAGAGTAAAGAAGAATACTATATTGAAATGTTATATCAAGGAGATGGTAAAACAAGATTTGTATTAGGAGAAGTTACAGGAGATAATCCATTAATTTGTTTTGGTATCAATCCTAGCAATGCTAAAATTGTAGATAATAAACTTCAAACTGATAAAACTATTAAAAAAATAAGATATATTGCTGATATGGAAAAAAAGTATGATGGTTGGATAATGTTAAATTTATATGCACAAGTTACTTCTGAGCCTAATAATTTAGATAAAGTTTTTAATAATAATTTACATAGTAAAAATATTGATGAAATAGAAAAAATACTAAATAGATTTCCTAATTCAGATATATTAGCTTGTTGGGGAAATTTAATTGAAAAAAGAAGATATTTAAAATATTGTTTAAAAGGTTTAAAGATAGATAATAATATTGCTGATTACAATTTTCCTGATGAGATAAAAGATATAAAAGGAATTATTAGTTTAACTAAGAATAGAAAATGGTTTTATAGGGGAATGATTACTAAAAAAGGACATCCAAATCATCAAGTTCGTACTAAAAATAGTGCTAGATTAGAAGAATTTAATATTAAAAAATATATAAAAAATTTATAA
- a CDS encoding TrmH family RNA methyltransferase, whose translation MEIIESKENKLIKSLKKLKQKKYRDSENKFLAEGYKFLDYNYSPEIIIIREDIYQSNFYFEKLNKISCKKIVVTTKIFEELSSQENSQGVIILYNKKNNDLKSLSNNLVILDDVSDPGNLGTIIRICDATNFKDIILTKRTVDAYNEKVIRATMGSILNVNLYYLEKSKIINFLKENNYSIISTYLDKTAIPYNKIELKEKNAIVFGNEGNGISSDFINITDYKTIIPILSNTESLNVAVATGIILYKFREIEGAF comes from the coding sequence ATGGAAATTATAGAAAGCAAAGAAAATAAATTAATAAAATCTTTAAAAAAATTAAAACAAAAAAAGTATAGAGATAGTGAAAATAAATTTTTAGCAGAGGGATATAAATTTTTAGATTATAATTATTCTCCTGAAATAATAATTATTAGAGAGGATATTTACCAATCTAATTTTTATTTTGAAAAATTAAATAAAATTTCTTGTAAAAAAATAGTTGTAACAACTAAAATTTTTGAAGAATTAAGTTCACAGGAAAACTCACAAGGAGTTATAATTCTATACAATAAAAAAAATAATGATTTAAAATCTCTTTCAAATAATTTAGTTATTTTAGATGATGTGTCTGACCCTGGGAACTTAGGAACAATCATAAGGATTTGTGATGCAACTAACTTTAAAGATATTATTTTAACTAAGAGAACAGTTGATGCTTATAATGAAAAAGTTATAAGAGCTACTATGGGTTCAATCCTAAATGTAAACCTTTATTATTTAGAAAAATCTAAAATCATTAATTTTTTAAAAGAAAATAATTATTCTATAATTTCAACTTATTTAGATAAAACTGCTATTCCTTATAATAAAATAGAATTAAAAGAAAAGAATGCAATAGTTTTTGGAAATGAAGGAAATGGAATTTCTAGTGATTTTATTAATATAACTGATTATAAAACTATTATTCCTATACTTTCAAATACAGAGTCTTTAAATGTTGCAGTGGCAACAGGAATTATTTTATATAAATTTAGAGAGATAGAAGGAGCTTTTTAA
- a CDS encoding NUDIX hydrolase: MKFTHISKKQVFKNDVITVFEEKLELPNNNIVTWTFTGKKEVVAIIAEIEGEIIFVKQYRPAIKKELLEIPAGLVEKGEDVFLAAKREFEEEVGYRANKLEKICTYYNSAGVNAGQYHLFYASDLEKTHQHLDENEFLEIVRIPINEINIFSFEDSKTIIALSYLNMKGMEK; this comes from the coding sequence ATGAAATTTACACATATATCAAAAAAGCAAGTTTTTAAAAATGATGTAATAACAGTTTTTGAAGAAAAATTAGAACTGCCTAATAATAATATTGTAACTTGGACATTTACAGGAAAAAAAGAAGTTGTTGCAATAATAGCAGAGATAGAAGGAGAAATTATTTTTGTGAAACAATACAGACCTGCAATAAAAAAAGAACTTCTTGAAATTCCAGCAGGTTTAGTTGAAAAAGGGGAAGATGTTTTTCTTGCTGCTAAAAGAGAATTTGAAGAAGAAGTTGGTTATAGAGCAAATAAATTAGAAAAGATATGTACTTACTATAATTCAGCAGGGGTAAATGCAGGGCAATATCATTTATTCTATGCAAGTGATTTGGAAAAAACTCATCAACATCTTGATGAAAATGAATTTCTTGAAATTGTTAGAATACCTATAAATGAAATAAATATTTTTAGCTTTGAAGATTCAAAAACTATAATTGCATTAAGTTATTTAAATATGAAGGGTATGGAAAAATAG
- the sppA gene encoding signal peptide peptidase SppA, which produces MFILSALLQAVIVSIVVIIVLLIPIFFILGKFKNKDKVSLKGVKTVVFNLNELVEDYMISTISINKTLSHEALLKALENLVNDKKIEKIIIDVDEVDLSRVHIEEIKEIFEKLSVNKEIIAIGTTFDEYSYQVALLANKIYMLNTKQSCLYFRGYEYKEPYFKNILATFGVTVNTLHIGDYKVAGESFSNNKMSEEKKESLINIKETLFQNFINLVKEKRKVDITKEILSGDLIFANSEKAIQLGLIDGLSTYEEIGIDYNEDTVDFLEYVSAYKRKKNKSKNTIAIINLEGEIDTRESKESIINYDNVVEKLDELEDIKNLKGLVLRINSPGGSALESEKIYQKLKKLEIPIYVSMGDLCASGGYYIATVGKKLFANPVTLTGSIGVVVLYPEFTETINKLKVNMEGFSKGKGFDIFDIFSKLSEESKEKIIYSMNEVYSEFKEHVIQARNISEEDLEKIAGGRVWLGSQAKENGLVDELGSLNDCIDSLAKDLELKDFKLTYIRGRKSMMEVVSAMKPQFIKSDIIEKIEMIKSYSNKILYYDESIENL; this is translated from the coding sequence ATGTTCATTTTATCTGCATTGCTACAAGCAGTGATTGTTTCAATAGTTGTTATAATTGTTCTTCTTATTCCTATATTTTTTATTTTAGGAAAGTTTAAAAATAAAGATAAAGTTTCTTTAAAGGGAGTTAAAACGGTAGTTTTTAATTTAAATGAGCTTGTAGAAGATTATATGATATCTACTATATCTATCAATAAAACTTTATCTCATGAAGCACTTTTAAAAGCCTTAGAAAATTTAGTTAATGATAAAAAAATTGAAAAAATAATAATAGATGTTGATGAAGTTGATTTATCAAGAGTACATATTGAAGAAATAAAAGAAATTTTTGAAAAATTATCAGTCAATAAAGAAATTATTGCAATAGGAACAACTTTTGATGAGTATTCTTATCAAGTTGCCTTACTTGCAAATAAAATCTATATGTTAAATACTAAACAATCTTGTTTATACTTTCGTGGTTATGAATATAAAGAGCCTTATTTTAAAAATATTTTAGCTACTTTTGGAGTTACAGTAAACACTTTACATATAGGAGATTATAAGGTTGCAGGAGAAAGTTTTAGTAATAATAAAATGAGTGAAGAAAAAAAAGAATCTTTAATAAATATTAAAGAAACTTTATTTCAAAATTTTATAAATTTAGTTAAAGAAAAAAGAAAAGTTGATATAACAAAAGAAATACTTTCAGGAGATTTAATCTTTGCTAACTCTGAAAAAGCTATACAATTAGGATTGATTGATGGACTTTCTACTTATGAAGAAATAGGAATAGATTACAATGAGGATACTGTTGATTTTTTAGAATATGTTTCTGCTTATAAAAGAAAGAAAAATAAGAGTAAAAATACAATAGCTATAATTAATCTTGAAGGTGAAATAGACACAAGAGAAAGTAAAGAATCTATAATTAATTATGATAATGTTGTAGAGAAATTAGATGAATTAGAAGATATTAAAAATTTAAAAGGACTTGTTTTAAGAATTAATTCTCCCGGTGGAAGTGCCTTAGAAAGTGAAAAAATATATCAAAAATTAAAAAAATTGGAAATACCAATATATGTTTCTATGGGAGATTTATGTGCAAGTGGGGGATATTATATTGCAACTGTTGGTAAAAAATTATTTGCCAATCCTGTAACATTAACTGGTTCAATAGGAGTTGTTGTCTTATATCCAGAATTTACTGAAACTATCAATAAATTAAAAGTAAATATGGAAGGTTTTTCAAAAGGAAAAGGTTTTGATATCTTTGATATTTTTTCAAAATTAAGTGAGGAATCAAAAGAAAAAATTATATATAGTATGAATGAAGTATACAGCGAATTTAAAGAACATGTTATACAAGCAAGAAATATCAGTGAAGAAGATTTAGAAAAAATTGCTGGTGGTCGTGTATGGCTTGGAAGTCAAGCAAAAGAAAATGGACTTGTTGATGAATTAGGTTCATTAAATGACTGTATAGATAGTTTGGCAAAAGATTTAGAACTAAAAGATTTTAAATTGACTTACATAAGAGGGAGAAAATCTATGATGGAAGTTGTATCTGCTATGAAACCTCAATTTATAAAGTCAGATATAATTGAAAAAATTGAAATGATTAAAAGTTATTCTAATAAAATTTTATATTATGATGAAAGTATAGAGAATTTGTAA